From one uncultured Paludibacter sp. genomic stretch:
- a CDS encoding Peptidoglycan glycosyltransferase gives MINDKLQNRRFVITVIITVVVIIYILRLFSLQILDSKYKAGADSNAFLKKTIFPPRGLIYDRNDSLLVFNKPAYDIAFINREIKNLDTVSFCRDLRISTDFFKQQMAEVKDRKKNPGYSSYSPQVFLTQLSTEDVATIQQSMYKYPGFYIQNRTLREYKYHVAAHVLGSVGEVSRKTIENDDYYRQGDFAGRNGIEYTYEKDLRGEKGMEILLRDAKGRIKGKYEEGKKDIAAKAGKNLRLTLDVNLQKLGEELMGDKIGSVVAIEPKTGEILAMVTNPTFDPALLVGRERSKNYLNLLNDSRKPLINRATQAQYSPGSSIKPFQALIALDMGGITEKTIFGCSGPASYPVKCTHYHGSPVTLLSAIEESCNPYFWNAFRTTLEQKGYGEKNIYFKNEFAKWREEIMSFGFGKKLEDSDLYQQVNGNIPSINFYDKIYGVSGWKAMTIRSLSIGQGEILITPVQLANAVCAIANKGYYITAHLNKSDSLLRHKHTPMPNKNFYNIVDQGMWRVIEYGTARVAKIPGVSWCGKTGTVQNSRGKDHAFFIGYAPRENPKIAIAVTIENVGFGATYAAPIAKLMVEQYLNKKLSQSDDLGKIKNLKQKSNAAQ, from the coding sequence ATGATTAACGATAAACTTCAAAATAGAAGATTCGTCATTACCGTCATTATTACTGTAGTAGTGATAATTTATATTCTGCGTCTTTTCTCGTTGCAAATTTTAGATTCAAAATATAAAGCCGGAGCCGATAGTAATGCTTTTTTGAAAAAAACAATTTTCCCTCCACGCGGGCTTATTTATGATAGGAACGATTCTCTGCTTGTTTTCAACAAACCTGCATACGATATTGCTTTTATTAATAGAGAAATTAAAAATCTTGATACAGTGAGTTTCTGTAGAGATTTAAGAATTTCTACGGATTTTTTCAAGCAGCAAATGGCGGAAGTAAAAGACAGGAAAAAAAATCCGGGATACTCATCTTATTCACCTCAAGTTTTTCTTACACAACTCTCAACTGAAGATGTTGCCACCATTCAACAAAGTATGTATAAATATCCGGGATTTTATATTCAGAACCGCACACTTCGCGAATATAAATACCACGTTGCAGCACACGTACTGGGAAGCGTAGGCGAAGTTTCAAGAAAAACCATCGAAAACGATGATTATTATAGACAAGGAGACTTTGCTGGGCGAAACGGAATTGAATACACATACGAAAAAGATTTAAGAGGCGAAAAAGGGATGGAAATTCTTTTACGCGATGCCAAAGGAAGAATTAAAGGAAAATATGAAGAAGGGAAGAAAGATATTGCTGCTAAAGCCGGAAAAAATTTAAGACTTACTTTGGACGTCAATTTACAAAAACTCGGAGAAGAATTGATGGGAGACAAAATTGGAAGCGTTGTAGCAATTGAGCCAAAGACAGGAGAAATTTTGGCAATGGTAACCAATCCGACTTTCGATCCTGCTCTTTTGGTAGGAAGAGAACGTTCAAAAAACTACTTAAATCTATTAAATGACTCGAGAAAACCGTTAATTAACCGGGCAACACAAGCCCAATATTCCCCGGGTTCTTCTATAAAACCATTTCAAGCATTAATTGCGTTAGATATGGGAGGAATTACTGAAAAAACTATCTTCGGGTGTAGCGGACCGGCGTCTTATCCCGTAAAATGTACACACTACCACGGCTCACCCGTAACTTTGTTGAGCGCTATTGAAGAAAGTTGTAATCCTTATTTTTGGAATGCTTTCCGCACTACGCTGGAGCAAAAAGGATATGGCGAAAAAAATATTTATTTCAAAAATGAATTTGCAAAATGGCGGGAAGAAATAATGAGTTTTGGATTTGGTAAAAAATTGGAAGATAGTGATTTATATCAGCAGGTAAATGGAAATATCCCTTCTATAAATTTTTATGATAAAATTTATGGGGTTAGCGGATGGAAAGCAATGACGATTCGTTCTCTTTCCATTGGACAAGGAGAAATACTCATAACACCGGTACAACTTGCAAACGCTGTATGTGCCATAGCCAATAAAGGATATTATATTACAGCACATTTAAATAAATCCGATTCACTATTACGACATAAGCACACTCCAATGCCCAATAAAAACTTCTATAATATCGTAGATCAAGGAATGTGGCGTGTAATAGAATATGGAACTGCTAGAGTAGCAAAAATACCGGGTGTTAGCTGGTGTGGAAAAACAGGTACAGTGCAAAACAGCAGAGGGAAAGATCACGCGTTTTTTATAGGATATGCTCCGCGTGAGAATCCGAAAATAGCTATTGCCGTAACAATTGAAAATGTAGGTTTTGGAGCCACCTATGCTGCTCCTATTGCAAAATTAATGGTTGAACAATACTTGAATAAAAAACTTTCTCAATCAGATGATTTAGGAAAAATAAAAAACTTAAAACAAAAATCCAATGCCGCGCAATAA
- a CDS encoding Peptidyl-prolyl cis-trans isomerase, with amino-acid sequence MKKQNILFIAMVLAGAFIFSACKPSLKTKTPELKTQLDSLSYAFGLANGQGLKMNAIPGEGDSINKKINAFFAGMEEGLKGKEDKNPELTMTASQFAGWINQQEKVFLGDSTLKFNYDLFKQGVVNGLNKFDKNMTTEKIQEYVNNVMKARYEKKMEEKFGANKTAGEKFLAENAKKTGVMTTASGLQYEVITKGTGAMPKETDKVKVNYEGKLLNDTIFDSSYKRKQPAEFFVNQVIKGWTEGLQLMPVGSKYRFYIPQNLAYGAQEQYKIPPFSMLIFDVELISIEKQPEQPVLQPAPMPSKK; translated from the coding sequence ATGAAAAAACAAAATATATTATTCATCGCAATGGTTTTAGCAGGAGCATTTATTTTTTCAGCTTGTAAACCATCTTTGAAAACAAAAACTCCCGAATTAAAAACTCAACTTGACAGTTTAAGTTACGCCTTCGGTTTAGCTAACGGACAAGGTCTTAAAATGAATGCTATTCCCGGCGAAGGCGATTCTATCAATAAAAAAATTAACGCTTTCTTTGCCGGAATGGAAGAAGGTTTGAAGGGTAAAGAAGATAAAAACCCTGAATTAACAATGACAGCAAGCCAATTTGCAGGATGGATTAATCAACAAGAAAAAGTATTTTTAGGCGATTCTACTCTTAAATTTAACTACGATTTATTTAAACAAGGAGTTGTTAACGGGTTGAATAAATTTGATAAAAATATGACGACTGAAAAAATTCAGGAATATGTAAATAACGTAATGAAAGCCCGTTACGAAAAGAAAATGGAAGAAAAATTCGGTGCAAACAAAACAGCAGGCGAAAAATTTTTGGCAGAAAATGCTAAAAAAACCGGAGTTATGACAACTGCAAGCGGTCTTCAATACGAAGTAATTACCAAAGGAACAGGTGCAATGCCTAAAGAAACCGACAAAGTAAAAGTAAACTACGAAGGCAAACTCCTAAACGACACTATTTTTGACAGTTCTTACAAAAGAAAACAACCCGCTGAATTTTTTGTAAATCAAGTAATTAAAGGATGGACAGAAGGACTTCAATTGATGCCTGTAGGTTCTAAATATAGATTTTACATTCCACAAAATTTAGCTTACGGAGCACAGGAACAATATAAAATTCCTCCTTTCTCGATGCTGATTTTTGATGTAGAATTAATTTCTATTGAAAAACAACCTGAACAACCTGTTTTACAACCAGCGCCAATGCCTTCTAAAAAATAA
- a CDS encoding Transcriptional regulator, AsnC family produces the protein MEKIDKLDRKILQIITQNARKPFKDVAEECNVSRAAIHQRVQRLIDIGVITGSGYTVNPKMLGYQICVYIGITLERASMYKDVVHELEKIPEIVESQYTLGAYTLLIKMYAKNDEHLMSLLNGKIQEIPGVATTETLTSLDQRIKRTIPIE, from the coding sequence ATGGAAAAAATAGATAAATTAGACCGGAAAATTTTACAAATCATTACACAAAATGCACGCAAACCTTTCAAAGATGTAGCGGAAGAATGTAATGTATCGAGAGCTGCTATTCATCAGCGCGTTCAACGTCTGATAGACATAGGTGTAATTACAGGTTCGGGCTATACCGTAAATCCTAAAATGCTTGGTTATCAGATATGTGTTTATATCGGAATTACTTTAGAACGTGCATCGATGTACAAAGACGTGGTGCATGAATTAGAAAAAATTCCTGAAATAGTTGAATCGCAATACACACTTGGAGCTTACACGCTGCTTATTAAAATGTATGCTAAAAACGACGAACACCTGATGAGTTTACTCAACGGAAAAATTCAGGAAATTCCGGGCGTAGCAACCACAGAAACACTCACATCGTTAGACCAACGCATTAAAAGAACCATTCCGATAGAGTAA
- a CDS encoding conserved exported hypothetical protein (Evidence 4 : Unknown function but conserved in other organisms): protein MKKQNVLFLAIALIFIGFASCSQSYKTKEMTLKTQQDSLNYYLGYLNGSGIKDQFFHKDSSEEAMNDFMVKLEKACKNKDEMNKMGVQFGQYLKQMEKAGLMGDSTIKLDKNLIKQGLLNALKNHKEGMTADQAGQYFQATMQKMQQERMSKTMPQVPDTTKKAPETEKK, encoded by the coding sequence ATGAAAAAACAAAATGTTCTATTCTTGGCTATTGCCTTGATTTTTATTGGGTTTGCTTCTTGCAGCCAATCTTATAAAACAAAAGAAATGACCTTAAAAACCCAACAAGACAGCTTGAATTACTATTTAGGTTACTTGAACGGCAGCGGAATCAAAGATCAGTTTTTCCACAAAGATTCATCTGAAGAAGCAATGAATGATTTTATGGTAAAATTGGAAAAAGCATGTAAAAATAAAGACGAAATGAACAAAATGGGCGTTCAATTCGGTCAGTATTTAAAACAAATGGAAAAAGCGGGCTTGATGGGAGATTCTACAATTAAGTTAGACAAAAATCTAATCAAACAAGGACTTTTAAACGCTTTGAAAAATCATAAAGAAGGAATGACAGCAGATCAAGCCGGACAATACTTCCAGGCTACTATGCAAAAAATGCAGCAAGAACGTATGAGCAAAACAATGCCTCAAGTTCCTGACACAACAAAAAAAGCTCCTGAAACAGAGAAAAAATAA
- the purH gene encoding Bifunctional purine biosynthesis protein PurH (Includes: Phosphoribosylaminoimidazolecarboxamide formyltransferase; IMP cyclohydrolase), which yields MKKKQIKRALISVYHKDKLDEIVKKLHSEGVEFLSTGGTKSFIESLGIPCDAVEDLTSYPSILGGRVKTLHPKVFGGILARREEENDEKQLLEYEIPEIDLVIVDLYPFEETVAAGADEKNIIEKIDIGGISLIRAAAKNYKDVVILASKAQYQPFLELIEQNGAKTTLEERRWFAKEAFGVSSGYDTAIFNYFDGEEQSAFRFSMNDAKMLRYGENPHQKGIFYGKFDEMFEQLQGKEISYNNLLDIDAAVNLINDFDDITFAILKHNNACGLASRPVLKDAWEAALAGDPVSAFGGVLITNAIIDKETAEEINKIFFEVIIAPDYDLDALEILTQKKNRIILVLEHDKLQNKQFRSILNGVLMQDKDTHVETPHELKIVTQNAPTEKEIEDLLFANKIVKHSKSNAIVLAKNKQMIASGVGQTSRVDALKHAIEKANSFGFNLEGCVMASDAFFPFPDCVEIGAEIGISSIIQPGGSINDDKSIEACNKAEMAMVTTGYRHFKH from the coding sequence ATGAAAAAAAAACAAATCAAACGGGCGCTGATTTCAGTTTATCACAAAGATAAATTAGACGAAATCGTAAAAAAACTACACAGTGAAGGCGTCGAATTTTTATCTACCGGAGGAACAAAATCATTTATTGAATCGCTGGGAATTCCCTGCGATGCTGTGGAAGACCTTACTTCATATCCTTCCATTTTGGGTGGAAGAGTAAAAACACTTCATCCTAAAGTTTTTGGGGGAATTTTGGCGCGTCGTGAAGAAGAAAACGACGAAAAACAACTTCTCGAATATGAAATTCCTGAAATTGATTTGGTTATCGTAGATTTATATCCGTTTGAAGAAACTGTAGCTGCCGGAGCTGATGAAAAAAATATTATTGAAAAAATCGACATTGGCGGAATTTCATTGATTAGAGCAGCTGCTAAAAATTACAAAGATGTGGTTATTTTGGCTTCCAAAGCACAATATCAACCATTTTTGGAATTAATTGAACAAAACGGAGCAAAAACCACACTCGAAGAACGACGTTGGTTTGCAAAAGAAGCATTTGGGGTTTCATCCGGTTATGACACCGCTATTTTCAACTATTTTGATGGAGAAGAACAAAGTGCGTTTCGTTTCAGTATGAACGACGCAAAAATGCTTCGCTATGGCGAAAATCCACATCAAAAAGGAATTTTTTACGGAAAATTTGATGAAATGTTCGAGCAACTTCAAGGCAAAGAAATTTCTTATAATAATTTACTTGATATTGATGCGGCTGTAAATTTGATAAACGATTTTGATGATATAACGTTCGCTATTTTGAAACACAATAATGCTTGCGGATTAGCTTCACGACCCGTTTTGAAAGATGCATGGGAAGCCGCGTTGGCAGGTGATCCTGTTTCTGCTTTTGGCGGCGTATTGATTACAAATGCCATAATCGATAAAGAAACTGCAGAAGAAATCAATAAAATTTTCTTTGAAGTAATAATTGCACCCGATTATGATTTGGATGCGCTCGAAATTCTTACACAAAAGAAAAACCGTATTATTTTGGTACTTGAACACGATAAATTACAAAATAAACAATTCCGTTCGATATTAAACGGTGTATTGATGCAAGATAAAGACACACACGTTGAAACGCCGCACGAACTAAAAATTGTTACTCAAAATGCACCCACCGAAAAAGAAATTGAAGATTTACTCTTTGCCAATAAAATTGTAAAACATTCAAAATCAAATGCAATTGTTTTGGCAAAAAACAAACAAATGATTGCAAGCGGCGTAGGGCAAACGTCACGTGTTGATGCGTTGAAACACGCTATTGAAAAAGCAAATTCCTTTGGTTTTAATTTAGAAGGTTGCGTAATGGCTTCAGATGCATTTTTTCCATTTCCCGATTGCGTGGAAATTGGAGCAGAAATAGGAATTTCGTCAATAATTCAACCCGGCGGTTCCATCAACGATGACAAAAGCATAGAAGCTTGTAACAAAGCCGAAATGGCAATGGTTACAACCGGATATAGACATTTTAAACATTGA
- the mreB gene encoding cell wall structural complex MreBCD, actin-like component MreB (Evidence 2a : Function from experimental evidences in other organisms; PubMedId : 14517265, 14573351, 15016371, 2687239, 3049542, 9298646; Product type s : structure), whose amino-acid sequence MGLFSFTQEIAIDLGTANTIIIHNDKIVVDEPSVVALDRRTDKLIAIGEKARQMQGKENEGIRTVRPLRDGVIADFYAAELMIRGMIKMIPTKNHLFSPTLKMVVCIPSGSTEVEIRAVRDSSEHAGGREVYMIYEPMAAAIGIGIDVESPTGCMIVDIGGGTTEIAVISLGGIVSNKSIRIAGDDLTADIMEYMGRMHNIKVGERTAELIKINVGAALTDLEDAPEDYMVHGPNRMTALPMQVPVSYQEIAHCLEKSISKIEAAVLSALEQTPPELYADIVKQGIYLAGGGALLRGLDKRLTDKINIQFHIADDPLHAVARGTGIALKNVDKFSFLIR is encoded by the coding sequence ATGGGACTTTTTTCATTTACACAAGAAATAGCCATCGATTTAGGAACGGCTAATACAATAATTATTCACAACGATAAAATTGTGGTTGATGAACCTTCTGTTGTAGCATTAGACAGGCGCACGGATAAATTAATTGCCATTGGCGAAAAAGCACGCCAAATGCAAGGAAAAGAGAACGAAGGAATTCGTACAGTTCGTCCATTAAGAGATGGCGTAATTGCTGACTTTTATGCCGCAGAATTAATGATACGCGGTATGATAAAAATGATTCCTACCAAAAATCACCTGTTCTCTCCTACCTTAAAAATGGTTGTTTGTATCCCTTCCGGAAGTACCGAAGTTGAAATTCGTGCCGTGCGCGACTCCTCAGAACACGCCGGAGGACGTGAAGTATATATGATTTATGAACCCATGGCTGCGGCTATCGGAATTGGCATTGACGTAGAATCTCCTACCGGATGTATGATTGTAGATATTGGCGGTGGAACTACCGAAATTGCTGTTATTTCTCTTGGAGGAATTGTTTCAAATAAATCCATTCGTATTGCTGGCGATGATTTAACTGCAGATATTATGGAATATATGGGGCGCATGCATAATATTAAAGTAGGCGAACGCACTGCAGAATTGATTAAAATTAATGTAGGAGCTGCATTAACCGATTTGGAAGATGCTCCTGAGGATTATATGGTTCACGGTCCAAATCGTATGACAGCGCTTCCTATGCAAGTTCCGGTTTCATATCAGGAAATTGCTCATTGCTTGGAAAAATCTATTAGCAAAATTGAAGCGGCTGTACTTAGCGCCTTGGAACAGACACCGCCCGAATTATATGCCGATATTGTAAAACAAGGTATTTATCTTGCAGGAGGAGGAGCTTTGCTGCGCGGATTGGATAAACGTTTGACAGACAAAATAAATATTCAATTCCATATTGCAGACGATCCGCTTCATGCTGTGGCACGTGGAACTGGCATCGCATTAAAAAATGTAGATAAATTCTCATTCTTAATCCGATAA
- a CDS encoding Cell cycle protein yields MPRNNISLRYSLDWVTVGIYLILVIFGWMNVYGASYNFDQSSIFDFSQRAGKQFVWILTALGIAGALLLIDYKLYNVLSYFIYGGVLILLLITIFIASDVKGSRSWLVFGPVSFQPAELAKTATALALSKFISNYSFKIKGWKDLIPLFAIIFIPAAFIVLQKETGGALVFLAFLLVLYREGMNGIILLLGTFAVVLFIIVIRFSIVPIQVNHGTLGITLAMFLVLLSQIIYAFFTNKHRKEAIFLLSGIVGIGILSYILSLFVKINYNYISIGTVLASCIYWGVIEIVKRYKKYWMVILITIGSVMFSFSADYLFNKVLQPHQQIRIKVLLNMEEDPHGAGYNVNQSKIAIGSGGLFGKGYLNGTQTKLKYVPEQDTDFIFCTVGEEWGFLGSALLIILYWWLLMRVLKIAERQRETFNRVYAYCVASIFFFHLMINVGMVLGIMPVIGIPLPFLSYGGSSLWSFTILLFILLRLDASRLERGLKTN; encoded by the coding sequence ATGCCGCGCAATAACATTAGTTTACGATATAGCTTAGACTGGGTTACAGTAGGAATATACCTCATTTTGGTGATATTTGGCTGGATGAATGTGTACGGAGCAAGTTATAATTTTGATCAATCAAGTATTTTCGATTTTAGCCAAAGAGCGGGGAAACAATTTGTTTGGATTCTTACTGCTTTAGGTATTGCTGGAGCATTGTTATTAATTGATTATAAATTATATAACGTGCTCTCCTATTTTATTTATGGAGGAGTATTAATTCTCTTATTAATAACTATTTTTATTGCTTCCGATGTAAAAGGTTCACGTTCCTGGTTAGTTTTTGGACCCGTAAGTTTTCAACCGGCAGAACTTGCGAAAACCGCTACTGCGTTAGCGCTATCCAAATTTATAAGTAATTACAGTTTCAAAATAAAAGGATGGAAAGATTTAATTCCATTATTTGCTATTATATTTATTCCTGCAGCATTCATTGTGTTGCAAAAAGAAACAGGAGGAGCTTTAGTTTTTCTCGCATTTTTGCTGGTGCTTTATCGTGAAGGAATGAATGGAATTATATTATTGCTTGGCACTTTTGCTGTGGTTTTATTTATAATTGTTATACGGTTCAGTATTGTACCTATACAAGTCAATCACGGAACTTTAGGAATAACTTTAGCAATGTTTCTCGTTCTTTTATCTCAAATTATTTACGCTTTTTTTACAAATAAACACCGTAAAGAAGCTATTTTTCTTTTAAGTGGAATAGTAGGAATTGGAATTTTATCTTATATTTTAAGTCTTTTCGTAAAAATCAATTACAACTACATTTCTATTGGAACGGTACTCGCTTCTTGCATTTATTGGGGTGTAATAGAAATCGTAAAAAGATATAAGAAATACTGGATGGTAATTCTTATTACCATTGGTTCTGTGATGTTCTCTTTTTCGGCAGATTATTTATTTAACAAAGTGCTTCAGCCCCATCAGCAAATACGTATAAAAGTGTTGTTAAATATGGAAGAAGACCCACACGGAGCGGGTTATAACGTAAATCAATCTAAAATAGCAATTGGCTCAGGCGGGCTTTTTGGAAAAGGTTATTTAAATGGAACACAAACCAAATTAAAATACGTTCCTGAACAAGATACTGATTTTATTTTTTGTACTGTTGGAGAAGAATGGGGATTCTTAGGATCAGCATTATTAATTATACTTTATTGGTGGCTTTTAATGCGTGTTTTAAAAATTGCAGAACGTCAGCGGGAAACATTTAATCGTGTATATGCTTATTGCGTAGCAAGTATTTTCTTTTTTCATCTAATGATTAATGTTGGAATGGTGCTTGGAATAATGCCTGTAATAGGGATTCCTTTGCCTTTTTTAAGTTACGGCGGTTCTTCGCTATGGAGTTTCACTATTTTGCTTTTCATTCTTTTAAGATTGGATGCATCCCGTTTAGAACGTGGGTTAAAAACAAATTAA
- the trpS gene encoding Tryptophan--tRNA ligase: MKTVLSGIRPTGNLHLGNYFGALRNFVQMQNEYNCYFFIADYHSLTTHPTPENLQGNVKNVLAQYLAAGLDPEKATLYIQSDVPEVIELYLFLNMNAYVGELERCTSFKDKIRQQPQNVNAGLLTYPTLMAADILIHNADFVPVGKDQEQHLEMARTFANRFNRMYKVDYFKEPQAFNFGKELVKIPGLNGSGKMGKSEGEDSTIFLTDEPNVILKKIKRAVTDAGPTEPNQPMAEPIANLFQLMTVVSKPETVEFFREQYNTCQIRYGDLKKQLAEDMIAFVNPIRERIKEIADDEVYLNKIAQIGKEKAQENARKTIREVREIIGFKPY; this comes from the coding sequence ATGAAGACAGTTTTAAGCGGAATTCGCCCTACCGGAAATTTACATCTTGGAAATTATTTTGGAGCATTGCGCAACTTTGTGCAAATGCAAAACGAATATAATTGTTACTTTTTTATTGCTGATTATCATTCACTTACAACACATCCTACTCCTGAAAATCTTCAAGGAAATGTAAAAAATGTGTTAGCTCAATATTTGGCTGCCGGACTCGATCCTGAAAAAGCCACGCTTTACATTCAAAGCGATGTTCCCGAAGTAATTGAACTTTATCTTTTTCTTAATATGAACGCCTATGTGGGAGAATTGGAACGCTGTACCTCGTTCAAAGATAAAATCCGGCAGCAACCACAAAATGTGAATGCCGGATTACTTACTTATCCTACGTTGATGGCAGCAGATATTTTGATTCACAATGCGGATTTTGTTCCGGTAGGAAAAGATCAGGAGCAACATTTGGAAATGGCTCGCACATTTGCAAACCGCTTTAATCGTATGTATAAAGTAGATTACTTTAAAGAACCGCAAGCATTTAATTTCGGTAAAGAACTGGTAAAAATTCCGGGACTAAACGGCAGTGGAAAAATGGGAAAATCGGAAGGAGAAGACAGCACCATTTTCCTAACAGACGAACCAAATGTAATTTTGAAAAAGATAAAACGCGCTGTGACCGATGCCGGACCAACTGAGCCAAACCAACCCATGGCGGAACCAATTGCAAATTTGTTTCAATTGATGACGGTTGTTTCAAAGCCGGAAACTGTTGAGTTTTTCCGCGAACAATACAATACCTGTCAAATTCGCTATGGCGATTTGAAGAAACAACTGGCTGAAGATATGATTGCTTTTGTAAACCCCATCAGAGAAAGAATTAAAGAAATTGCAGACGATGAAGTTTATCTCAATAAAATAGCTCAAATAGGCAAAGAAAAAGCACAGGAAAACGCCCGTAAAACTATCAGGGAAGTACGAGAAATTATAGGTTTCAAACCCTATTAA
- a CDS encoding Rod shape-determining protein MreD — protein sequence MPLAFQIIIRFIVLVFLQIFVLDNIQFLGYINPMIYVLFVLSLPVRFPKWISFLLAFFLGLIIDMFSNTLGMHTFATVFLAFVRTPVINVLTSFDEGVNPVPSYKTFGVNNYVKYVVICVLLHHFTLFMIETFSFTSFTFTFLKILMSSVVTILLILLVQTFKSK from the coding sequence ATGCCTTTAGCATTTCAAATCATAATAAGATTTATTGTATTAGTTTTTTTACAAATTTTTGTATTAGACAATATCCAATTCTTAGGATACATTAATCCTATGATTTATGTTTTGTTTGTTTTATCTTTACCGGTTCGTTTTCCTAAATGGATTTCTTTTTTATTGGCATTTTTTTTAGGTCTAATCATAGATATGTTTTCAAATACTCTGGGAATGCATACTTTCGCTACAGTATTTTTAGCTTTTGTTCGCACGCCGGTTATTAATGTCCTTACCTCTTTTGATGAAGGTGTAAATCCTGTTCCCTCTTATAAAACATTTGGCGTGAATAACTATGTAAAATACGTTGTTATATGTGTGCTTTTGCATCATTTTACATTGTTTATGATTGAAACTTTCTCTTTTACAAGTTTTACATTTACTTTTCTTAAAATTTTAATGAGTTCTGTTGTTACTATTTTGCTTATTTTATTAGTTCAAACATTTAAATCAAAGTAA
- a CDS encoding Rod shape-determining protein MreC, whose product MLSSANTLVGKMYNTSNSVVEFFKLKDANENLSEENTKLQNKLVELQNKLNSLTDTTNSNIWKTARIAPENQYQYIAAKVIRNTTDKLQNYITINKGSKDGITPDMGVIGNEGVVGIVKTVSPHLAVVIPVLNPKIQISSKLKKSNYTGPLVWDGENYQYAYLQDIARHVKFSLGDTLITSGLTPNFPEGILVGTINDFKINESDAYYKIQVKLTVNFRTLTHVKVVKYQNYNEQITLEEQAEKEGVN is encoded by the coding sequence ATGCTTTCTTCAGCCAATACATTAGTGGGAAAAATGTATAATACAAGCAATTCTGTTGTTGAATTTTTTAAATTGAAAGATGCCAATGAAAATTTATCGGAAGAAAACACAAAACTACAAAACAAATTAGTAGAGCTTCAGAATAAACTCAATTCCCTTACGGACACAACAAACTCTAATATTTGGAAAACTGCTCGTATTGCACCTGAAAATCAGTATCAATATATTGCAGCAAAAGTTATACGAAACACTACAGATAAACTTCAGAATTATATTACCATAAACAAAGGTTCCAAAGACGGAATTACTCCTGATATGGGTGTGATAGGCAATGAAGGAGTGGTTGGAATAGTAAAAACGGTTTCTCCTCATTTAGCTGTTGTTATTCCCGTACTAAATCCAAAAATTCAAATAAGTTCTAAGTTGAAAAAGAGTAACTATACAGGACCACTGGTTTGGGATGGAGAAAATTATCAGTATGCCTATTTACAAGATATTGCCCGCCATGTAAAATTTAGTTTAGGAGACACATTAATTACCAGCGGATTAACTCCAAATTTCCCCGAAGGAATATTGGTGGGAACTATTAACGACTTCAAAATAAATGAAAGTGATGCTTACTATAAAATTCAAGTAAAATTAACTGTTAATTTTCGTACTTTAACTCACGTAAAGGTGGTAAAATATCAAAATTATAATGAGCAGATAACTTTGGAGGAACAAGCTGAAAAAGAAGGAGTAAATTAA